GTTCGGTCCCGGAGGCTTCGGCGGCCCGGGCGGGCCCGGAGGACCCGGCGGACCCTTCGGTCCATGGGGCTTCGGCCACGGCGGGCGCGGGCGCGGCGGTCGGGCACGAGCCCGCAGGGGCAATGTGCGCGCCTCCCTCCTCGCGCTGCTCAAGGAGCGGCCGATGCACGGCTACGAGATGATCCAGCGGATCGGCGAGCTCACCGAGGGCGCCTGGCGCCCCAGCCCCGGCTCGGTCTACCCGACCCTCCAGTTGCTGGAGGAGGAAGGGCTGATCGCCAGTCAGGAGGAGGGCGGCAAGCGGCTGTTCCGGCTCACCGAGAGCGGACGCCGTGAGGCCGAGGCCGGCCCGGGCGAGCCCTGGCGCCAGGACGGGCCCGACCAGCCGGACCTCAGCGCGCTGCGCGACGCCAAGCAGACCATCGGCGGCCTGATGGGCGCCGTCTGGCAGGTGATGGGCGGCGGCACTCAGGAGCAGC
This DNA window, taken from Phaeacidiphilus oryzae TH49, encodes the following:
- a CDS encoding PadR family transcriptional regulator; translated protein: MRAGGPTGPMGQRFEGRAAFGPFGPGGFGGPGGPGGPGGPFGPWGFGHGGRGRGGRARARRGNVRASLLALLKERPMHGYEMIQRIGELTEGAWRPSPGSVYPTLQLLEEEGLIASQEEGGKRLFRLTESGRREAEAGPGEPWRQDGPDQPDLSALRDAKQTIGGLMGAVWQVMGGGTQEQRTKALGILDEARRRIYLLLAEAEGSGAAETPEDEVPEDGPEDA